Proteins from a genomic interval of Stomatohabitans albus:
- a CDS encoding helix-turn-helix domain-containing protein, whose protein sequence is MVDFPRARVAKQRKSHAQKKNETQQALLLAALDIFSREGYHRATLDAIADIAGYSKGAIYANYSNKAELFLAVMEFLNDDDCEQIVQEHVDEHEFEGLETDDDIRSYAKGLVEGIGLASLEFMTVAIRDESLKKRLAQRMSDNIEIVIPDVQEWRSDRDPLTDKQIAYLMGAFELGFNVLALLGVPDIHTTLNEVGLARLANPRQAADQPIPKGLELPMMTQVEQIEAFIRSYLGR, encoded by the coding sequence ATGGTTGATTTCCCACGAGCTCGGGTGGCCAAACAGCGAAAAAGTCACGCTCAAAAGAAGAACGAAACCCAACAGGCACTACTGCTCGCGGCATTGGACATATTCAGCCGAGAGGGGTATCACCGTGCCACCCTGGATGCGATTGCTGATATCGCGGGGTATTCGAAGGGTGCCATTTATGCCAATTACTCCAATAAAGCAGAGCTTTTTCTGGCGGTTATGGAGTTTTTGAACGATGACGATTGCGAACAGATTGTCCAAGAACATGTTGATGAACATGAATTTGAGGGGCTCGAGACAGACGACGACATTCGTTCTTACGCCAAGGGCCTTGTTGAAGGTATTGGTCTAGCCTCTCTTGAGTTCATGACGGTGGCCATCCGCGATGAATCACTGAAAAAGCGGCTTGCACAACGAATGAGTGACAATATCGAAATCGTTATCCCTGATGTACAAGAGTGGCGATCGGATCGTGATCCGCTAACCGATAAGCAGATCGCCTATCTCATGGGCGCATTTGAGCTTGGGTTTAACGTGCTTGCACTTTTGGGCGTTCCAGATATCCATACAACCCTCAATGAAGTTGGATTGGCACGTCTCGCTAATCCTCGTCAAGCCGCTGATCAACCGATCCCAAAGGGGCTTGAGCTGCCAATGATGACACAAGTTGAACAAATTGAGGCCTTTATTAGAAGTTATCTAGGCCGGTGA
- a CDS encoding macro domain-containing protein, with amino-acid sequence MTHQLELEDYRDLINLDTPVVREPGSVYGIDPMGLPTIADSFAKTPYPSAPSTSLWQGDITTLAADAIVNAANAGLRGCSIPNHPCIDWAITQRAGHQIIADCQRIIQRQGHPEVAGQAKITRGYNLPSRFVLHTVGPIVRGELTPAHEDALASCYWACLELAAEVGYIRHVAFCAISTGVFGYPKREAAVVALQTVNEWLQTHQGVMDRVIFNVFSHDDRRVYERAIRAWHDD; translated from the coding sequence GTGACTCATCAACTCGAACTTGAGGACTATCGGGATCTCATCAATCTTGACACGCCGGTTGTGCGTGAACCAGGATCGGTCTACGGCATTGACCCGATGGGTCTACCTACGATTGCGGACAGCTTTGCTAAGACTCCTTATCCATCAGCTCCATCCACGAGTCTCTGGCAGGGCGATATCACCACGCTCGCCGCCGATGCCATCGTGAACGCGGCCAATGCAGGGCTACGAGGATGTTCCATCCCAAACCACCCGTGTATTGATTGGGCTATTACACAACGGGCCGGCCATCAGATCATCGCCGATTGCCAGCGCATCATCCAGCGTCAAGGGCACCCAGAAGTAGCTGGCCAGGCGAAGATTACGCGTGGCTATAACCTTCCATCTCGGTTTGTCCTCCATACGGTTGGCCCCATCGTACGTGGAGAACTCACCCCAGCGCACGAAGATGCATTGGCGTCGTGCTACTGGGCTTGTCTCGAACTTGCCGCTGAGGTGGGATATATACGTCATGTGGCTTTTTGTGCTATCAGCACGGGTGTTTTTGGGTACCCCAAGCGTGAGGCAGCAGTCGTGGCACTCCAAACAGTCAATGAATGGCTACAAACCCATCAGGGTGTGATGGACAGAGTGATCTTTAACGTATTCTCACACGATGATCGACGG